The genomic segment CGGCACATGCACCTTTTCGGTCACAATGACATGCACATTGCGGTACAGTCCGGCCCCCGGGTACCAGCGCGAAGACTGAGGTTTATTTTCCAGTCGCACAGCAATCTTGTTGCCCATGCCGTCCGCATGCAGCAGTTTGGTCACGTCGCAGTGGAAAGCATTGTAGCCATAAGGCCAGAAACAGGCCTCCTTTCCGTTGACATAGACCCGGGCCTCGCTCATGGCGCCGTCAAATTTGAGCACGACGCGCTTACGCTCAGCGTCAAAATGAGGTATATCAAAGCTGTTTCGGTACCAGCCCACACCGACATAAGGCAGGCCGCCGGTACGTCCCGTTTTGACCGATGCTTTTTTTTCGCCGTTTTGCGTGATGGCGACATCCTGCAGATCATGCGCACGATCAAAAGGCCCATAGATTGCCCAGTCGTGCGGCACAGTTACCTTTTTCCAGGTCCTGTCATTCAGGTCAGTAGCCTGCCCTTGAGCCACATCTCCCTGATAAAAGCGCCAATTTTTCTCCAGCATAAAGGCCTCCCGTATTGTCTGGCCCCGCAGGCTGCAGGGCAGCCCCAAGCACAGCAGACAGAAAATTATGGTCACATGCAGTAGTCTTTTCATCCGTTCAGGTGTTATTCGTTTCATCATTCAATGTTGTGCATCTCCCTGTAAGCCTCTAAATATACTATTATTTAAACGCATTCAATGCTTTTGTCGGCCTCCCGTTATTGTCAAATGCACCTAACGTGTAGCCATTCCACCCATTATAAGCGAGCGGTTCCCAATAGAATATGCCGAGCACCTTCTGATCGGGGATGGCCCTGGCCGAGCGGAAAAGATCGTTGAGCCACTGCTCGGCAGCGTCGGCCTCATCCCAGCTCATACCCACTTCACAGATCATCACTTCGGAGCTGTAGCGCGCGATCATATCCTTGATGTTACTGATGCAGGCGGTGTTGCGCTCCTGCCAGTTGTCCTTGTCCGGATACAGCGACATACCGATGACGTCCCATTTCGCACCGTGGTTTTTGAGGCCATCAAACAGCCAGCGGAACAATGCGTTGTCATAGCCGTTGTGCAGATGGATGATCACTTTGGCCGCCGGAAAAACAGCTTTCACGGCATCATATCCTGCATTGCTCAGCGCCGCGTAACCCGCCATATTGGAGGAGGCTTTGCCCTCGTCCCAGAGCATGCCATTTCCGGTTTCATTGCCCACCTGTACCCATTCGGGAGCAATCCCATTGTCTTTCAGCAACTGAAGGACTTCCTGTGTATGCTGGCCCACAGCCGACTTCAGTTCATTCAGCGACATCCCTGTCCATGCCGCGGGCTTGCTCTGCTGTCCCGGATCCGCCCAGGTGTCACTGTAATGAAAGTCAATCAGCAGCCGCATACCCAAGTGATGGGCCCGCCGGGCTTTGACCAGTACATCATTTTTGTTGCACCAGCCACGCGCAGGATTTACCCAGACCCGCAGGCGTACAGCGTCCATCCCCAGTCCGTGCAACAGCTTCAGACCGTCCACTGCCGTTCCTCCCGCGTTATAAAACTGCACTCCGGCAGCTTCCATTTCCGTGATCCAGCTTACATCCGCTCCCTTGGCCAGATGTGTTGGCCCAGCCGCCGGTCCGAGGCTATCCTTGTCACTGCAGCCCGACAGATAGAGTCCGATCAGGCAGAGCAACATTCCTATATTCCATTTTTTCATCTGATATTATCGTTATAGAGCTCCCATTTTTATCTTTATA from the Sphingobacterium thalpophilum genome contains:
- a CDS encoding glycoside hydrolase family 53 protein, which produces MKKWNIGMLLCLIGLYLSGCSDKDSLGPAAGPTHLAKGADVSWITEMEAAGVQFYNAGGTAVDGLKLLHGLGMDAVRLRVWVNPARGWCNKNDVLVKARRAHHLGMRLLIDFHYSDTWADPGQQSKPAAWTGMSLNELKSAVGQHTQEVLQLLKDNGIAPEWVQVGNETGNGMLWDEGKASSNMAGYAALSNAGYDAVKAVFPAAKVIIHLHNGYDNALFRWLFDGLKNHGAKWDVIGMSLYPDKDNWQERNTACISNIKDMIARYSSEVMICEVGMSWDEADAAEQWLNDLFRSARAIPDQKVLGIFYWEPLAYNGWNGYTLGAFDNNGRPTKALNAFK